Proteins encoded by one window of Thalassoroseus pseudoceratinae:
- the nusB gene encoding transcription antitermination factor NusB, with amino-acid sequence MARRSKAREVALQMLYQMDVNADTDPKSVRFQIAEEISEPDLCEFAWQVFAGVMECRADVDARLETVAENWSLSRMAITDRNALRIGAFEILHSDTPYQVAIDEAIELARKFGSAQSPQFVNGLLDKLVTADRKSDR; translated from the coding sequence ATGGCTCGTCGTAGTAAAGCCCGTGAAGTCGCATTGCAAATGCTCTATCAAATGGATGTCAATGCGGACACCGACCCCAAATCGGTGCGTTTTCAGATTGCGGAGGAAATTTCCGAACCCGATCTCTGTGAATTCGCCTGGCAGGTCTTTGCTGGCGTGATGGAATGCCGCGCGGACGTTGATGCCCGTTTAGAGACGGTTGCCGAGAACTGGAGTTTGTCCCGCATGGCAATCACGGATCGAAATGCGTTGCGGATCGGAGCCTTTGAGATCTTGCACAGTGACACGCCGTATCAGGTTGCCATCGACGAAGCGATCGAACTGGCTCGGAAGTTTGGCTCAGCTCAGTCTCCGCAGTTCGTCAATGGCTTGCTCGACAAACTTGTGACGGCCGATCGGAAATCGGATCGTTAG
- the ribH gene encoding 6,7-dimethyl-8-ribityllumazine synthase yields the protein MADYRFVEKLLRSTGPYLIKTCREVTKLANTIEGELLASDGAYAVVVSRFNSLVTDRLLEGALDTLRRHGTPDDRVTIVRVPGAFEIPVVADRLAKSGQFVAVICLGAVIQGQTTHHEYINQQLAAGLMQTSHETGLPVSFGVLTCQSMEQAMDRAGGKAGNKGVEATLAAIETVNVLRKLDQI from the coding sequence ATGGCTGACTACCGGTTCGTCGAGAAGTTGCTACGATCCACGGGTCCATATTTGATCAAAACATGTCGTGAGGTAACGAAGTTGGCAAACACGATTGAAGGCGAATTATTGGCGAGCGATGGTGCGTATGCGGTTGTTGTTTCGCGATTTAACAGCTTGGTGACGGATCGCTTGCTTGAAGGCGCTTTGGATACGCTCCGCCGACATGGTACGCCGGACGATCGCGTTACGATTGTCCGTGTTCCGGGAGCGTTCGAGATTCCCGTGGTCGCCGATCGCTTGGCAAAGAGCGGCCAGTTCGTTGCCGTGATCTGTCTGGGAGCGGTCATCCAGGGCCAAACCACTCATCATGAGTACATCAATCAACAACTGGCAGCCGGTCTGATGCAAACCAGTCACGAAACGGGGCTACCAGTTTCGTTCGGTGTGCTGACTTGCCAGTCGATGGAACAAGCCATGGACCGAGCCGGCGGCAAAGCCGGGAACAAAGGTGTCGAAGCTACGTTGGCGGCTATCGAAACAGTCAACGTGTTGCGGAAGCTCGACCAAATCTAG